Proteins found in one Ostrinia nubilalis chromosome 27, ilOstNubi1.1, whole genome shotgun sequence genomic segment:
- the LOC135085024 gene encoding translation machinery-associated protein 7 homolog, which produces MSGREGGKKKPLKAPKKEARELDDDDLALKQKLKEQQKALQDAKSKASQKGPLTQGGIKKSGKK; this is translated from the exons ATGTCTGGCCGTGAGGGAGGCAAGAAGAAACCCTTGAAGGCACCGAAGAAGGAGGCGAGGGAACTTGACGACGATGACCTAGCTCTAAAACAGAAGCTAAAGGAACAACAAAAGGCCCTACAG GATGCAAAATCTAAAGCCTCTCAAAAAGGTCCACTTACACAGGGCGGAATAAAGAAGTCGGGGAAGAAGTGA